The window GGTTTCCGGTGCGGGTTCGGGACGGCGATGGTGCGCCCGGACCTGGTGGTGGAGGCAGCGCCGTTCCTGATGCGGATCGACCCGGCGATCGTCTCCGGTGTGGCCGGGGACCAGCGGCACGCCACCGTGGTGGAGGGCCTGGCTCGGATCGGCCGGGGCAGCGGCGTGTACGCGCTGGCCTCGGGCGTGGGCAGCGTCGAGGACGTGGTGCGGCTGCGCCGCTGCGGGATACGTGTGGGCACGGGGCCGTTCTTCGCCGACAGCGCGTGGCGGCCCGGCGAGCGGGTGACCCCGGTGCCCGAGCCGAGCGCCGGACAGGGCGGGGAGGAGGACTCCGGCCCCCGGGTCACCGAGTTCATGGTGCCGCCCGTGGGACTGGACTCCGACGCCACCGCGGAGCAGGTGCTGGAGTCCTTCACCGGGGACCCGGCGCTGAACAGCGTCATCCTCATCGACCACCGGGACCGCCCGGTCGGGGTGGTGGACCGGACGCGGTTCCTGCTGTCGGTGACGGGCCGCTACGGGCACGCCCTGCACGCCAAGCGTCCGGCGCTGCGGCTGGCCGAGTCCCCGCGCACGGTTCCGGCGTGGATGTCGGCGCTGGCGGCGCTGCGGGTGGCGGGCCAGGACACCGAGCGGGTCTACGACGACCTGATCGCCACCAACTCCTACGGCCAGTGCCTGGGCGTAGTGCACATCAGCGACCTCATCCAGTCCCTGTCGCGCAGCTGAGCGCCGAAGCGGCGGCGCCCGTACCGGGTCCCCGGTGCGGGCGCCGCCGCGCGTGGGCGGACGGCTCAGTCCACGGGGTCGGGGCCCTTGGTGCCCGAGGGGCTGCTGGTGGGCGCGCTCTCGGCGGGGTCGAAGCCGTTGTAGGTGCCCTCCCAGGCCTTGCCCTCCTCGATGCTCCTGGCGATCCGGGACCGGGTGTCCTCGTCGTGCAGGTAGTCCAGCTCGGGGCGCTTGGGCAGGCGGCCGTCCCCGGAGGAGCGGCCCATGGCACGGCGGCGCAGCCACGGCACCAGGTACTGGCGGGCCCAGCGGCGGTTCTCGCGGCGGCGCAGGATGCGGGGCAGCTGCCGGGGCGGGGTGGTCCACGGGTCGGTCCAGGACTCGGGCGGGCCCATGGGGAAGCCGAGCAGGTCGGCCACGCGCGCGGCGACGATCTGGTGGCCCGCGCCGTTGAGGTGCAGGCGGTCCTCGCTCCAGGCGCGGGAGTCGGTCAGGGCGTTGAGCGCCCACAGGTCGACGATCTCGGTGCCGGTGCGCTCGGCGACGGCGCGCATGTGCATGCTGAACACGGCGATGCGGCCGCGGTAGTAGCGCAGGACCGGGATCCACCCGGTGTCGTGGCCGGACAGAATCACCACGCGGATTCCGGCGTCGCGCAGCTGGCGGATGCCCCACTCGAAGTGCTCGGCCAGCCGGTCGAGGTCCCCTCCCGGACGCAGGACGTCGTTGCCCCCGGCCAGGACGGTGACCAGGTCGGGCTTCCAGGCCAGCGTCTGGTCGAGCTGCTCGCCGAAGATGTGGCGCATCCGGCGTCCGCGCACGCCCAGGTTGGCGTAGCGGAAGTCGGGGGTCACCGTGGCCAGGTGCTCCGCCAGTCGGTCGGCGAAGCCCCGGTACTCTCCGTCTGGGCCGCTGTCGTCTTCCATCCCCTCGGTGATGCTGTCGCCGATCGCCACGTAGGACCGGATGGGATCCGGTCTGTGGAGGCGAGCGGCCGCTGGGGGATTCGTCTCAAGGTCTGTCACGTCAACCAATCATCCGGCTCGACCGTCCCACGCCTGCGCGCGCCGAGGGTGCGCGGGTACGGCGATCGTGGTGTCGGGCCGCGGTCCGGCCACCACCCGTGTCCGAACACCGTCGACCCCTGTCGGCCACCGGGCGCGGCCGTCCGGCCGGAAAGGTCGCCCGGGCGAAGGAAAGTGCCCTTCCAGCATACCCGCGGCCGACGACGGAGTGCCTGGGACGGAGTGTGTCGCCACACCCCGCCAGCCTCCATGCTTCCCGGACCGGTCGTGCGCGCCCGTTGCGCGCGGGGGACGCCCGTATGAAGGCGCCGTGAACACCAACGACCGGTGGGCCCGGGAAGAACCCGGGGTCGGCTATGAGGTAGCTCACACGTCGGCGCGGGCCCGGGGGCCGGAACGCCCTCGTCACGGTCATCACACAAGGCAGTCACGGTCCGGTCGCGGCGGACCTGGCACGCCCGGGGGTACCCATGTGGCGTCAGGGGACGTACGATCTCGGGGAAGTGCTCACGGCACCCCTGTCCCCCGGCTGGCCGTGCCCGCCCGTGGCGCACGGACCGGCCTCCCGTCCGGCCTCCCCGCGGGTGAGGGGCGCGTACTGTGGTGCATCGAACCGAAGGCCCGTGCGGTTCCTCCCCAATTCACGTGCAGACACCAGGAGGTCGAGGTCCCCAGCGGATGAACGCCGTCTCTCCGATCTGCCTCGTCGACCTCGCACCCGCACTGCGGTGGTCGAGGTCGCCGGACGTGGCTCCCCTGCTCCACCACGACCGTCTGATCGACGGCTGGTGGCACTCGCTGCCCGTCGCACGCGTCCTGGACATCGCGGGACCGCCCTGGCTCGCGCACGGCATCGCCCGCCTGGCCCTGGAGCAGTGGTCGCACCTGCCGCTGGCCGAGTTCCTGCCGAGCCTGCGCACCCAGCTGGTGGACTGCTCCGACCTCTCCGAGCCCGTGCGCGGCGCGGTCGCGGCCACCGCCGGGGACTGGGAACGCCTCATCTCCACGAGTCCGCAGGAGATCGGCACGTGGGCGCTCGCCGACTGCGACCCCATGGACATCCTGAGCACGGTGGCCTGGCGCGCGCTACAGCCCTGCTGCGAGCTTCCCGGGGGCCCCACCCCCTCCCCCGCCCTGATGATGGAGGCCGTGCGCACCATCGCCCACTGGCTGCCCGACTCCGCGCCCGAGCACGTGCACAGCGCGCTGGAGTACCTCACCGCGGCCACGGGCTCCGGGATGGGGACCGAGAGCCCCGGACACGCGGCCCCGCCGCAGACCCCGGCCACGCGCGCGATCCGCACCCTGCGGGCCCTGCGCGCCCAGCGCGGCGAGGAGGCCGAGCCCTCCGGCGCTGCGGTCCGGGAGCAGGCGGCCACGGCCATGGTCAGCTCGGCCGCGATGATCCCCGGCTCCGCCCTGCGCACCGAGGCCGTGGGCGGGGACGGCGCCGGCAGCGAGGGCGCGGGCGACCTGCGCTCGCAGTTCCGCAGCTCCCTGCTGGGGCCCGGGCGCACCCTGCGCCGCCCCAGCTTCGGCCCGCCCAAGGCCATGCGGCCCGACCACGCCGAGGAGCGCCCCCCCGCCCCGGCGCTGGGCCAGCACCCCCTGGTGGACCTGGTCGAGGAGATGTTCCGCTCCTGGCCCGAACTGGAGCGCACGGTGGCCGCCGAGCGCTTGTTCGCCACCGACCCCATCAGCATCCGCGTGCTCTCGGAGCAGATCGCGGTGGACGTCACCGAGATCCGCTCCGCCCAGCGCAAGGTGGAGGAGCGCCTGCTGCGCTGGCTCAACGCGCCCGAGGGCGCCGCGATCACCAAGCACCTGCGCGAGCTGTCCGAGCAGCTGGGCGCGGCGACCACCATCGACCGCCTGATCAACGCCCACCCCGACCACCCGGTGGACGTGCCCACCCTCAACACGCCGCTGTGGCGGGTGATCATCACCCTGTTCACCGACCGGCGCATGCACAACGGCTGGCTGATCGCCGACGACCCCAACCGGCTGCGCTGGCAGACCCGCGAGCTGCTGGACGACGCCCCCAGCATGACCGAGGCCGGGATCAGGCTCAGCCGGATCGGCATCCGCCAGCAGGAGCTGCGCGCCTGGCTGCTGAGCACCCCGGGGGTGAGCCTGCGGGACGGACACGTGTTCACGGACCCGTCGGTGCCCATGGAGATGCCCGCCAACCACCCGGGCCACACCGCCCCGGAGGACTCGGGGGCCACCACCGAGAACGGGCTGCCCATACGGCGGCGCGTGGACGCGCAGCCGTCCGCGGCCCCGGCCGAGCCCGTCCCCTCACACCAGCACGGACCCGCTCCCGAGCAGGTCCCCGCGGTCTTCGGCGCCGCCGCCCTGGACCCGCACCGCGTCGTGCCGCTGGGCCCGGCTCCCGGACAGGCCCACGGCCTGCCGCCCACGGCCCCGGTCGCGCCGCCCGCCCCGCCCTCGCGGTCCGGTGCGAGCGACCCGGCCATGGCTGCCCGCTGCTTCCGCGCCCCCGACGGGCGCTGGTGGCACCGCATCGACATCACCGCCGACCACCTCAACGGCGCGCCCGTGGCCGTGCCCACCGGGTACGCCACCCACCTGGGCCTCCAGCCCGGGCGGCTGCTGTGCCTGACCGCCCCGGGCGCGGACCTGCTGGTGCTGGTCTGGCGCGACCAGCCGGCGTTCGACTCCCTGCGCCCCCTGCTGCGCCGCCAGGCCGCCCAGCCCGGCGACCGCGTGTTCATCACCGTGGCCGGGGACCGGCTGGACGCGCGCAAGCTGCCCGCCACCGACCTGAGCGGCCACTCCCCCACGGCCCGGGCGCTGCACCTGAGCGGCTACACCGCGCCCGCCTCCACCGAGGACGCCCTGAAGATCCTCTCCCGTCGGATCACCGACAGCGACGACGAGGCGTTCGCCGACCCCCAGTCACTGGTGGACCTGCTGTCCCTGCGCGGTGACAACGACATCGCCGCGGAGCTGCGCGCGGGCATGTTCGCCGCGCACTAGGCACGACTCGCCACGAGCGCCCGTCGCCCCCCGGCGGCGGGCGCTCTTCGCGTGCCGGGGCGCCGAGCGGTCCGGCAACGCAAGCGAACGGGGCGTTACGACGCCCTGAAGGCACACGAATCCCGCATGAACACACACAAAGACAGAAATAAAAACACACAAACCCTAGAAGTGGCCTTGTGCGTGTGGTTGACTACTCACCGCCCCCTTCCGGGTAGCGGTCCCACCCCCTGTTCCACGACCACACTGAGGAGTTCCATGTCCGCCGCGTTCTCACGAGGCAAGTCGCTCGCCCTCACCCTGGCCCTGGGCCTCCTGCTCTCCCTCGGCCTCGCGGTGGGCACCGCCACCCCCGCCGCGGCCGCGGGCACCTTCCGCCTGTGCAACGTGTCCTCCGACTACACGGCCTACGCCGACTTCGGCAGCTTCACCACCTTCGTGGTCAACCCCGGCCAGTGCACCAGCACCGGCATCAGCTCCTCCGGTGTCTCCTACTCCGTGACGATCCGGGGCACCTGGGCCAACTCGCCGAGCAAGACCACCACCCAGTACCGGGTGCCCGCCGGGCGCAGCGTCGACTTCCACG is drawn from Nocardiopsis dassonvillei subsp. dassonvillei DSM 43111 and contains these coding sequences:
- a CDS encoding EAL domain-containing protein; this translates as MRTVTALHPQHTPTAHPDGPGAVARRAPGAPGYQPVVDLDSGTVVAVEVTASPPPSVRGSYAEVTPQEEAAVAEWLLALVRETAVSESLLPMVLPLPARILAGEGFAPLVESLLRRAGRRPRDITFMLSPDMAELARRTVVSGVSRLRAAGFRCGFGTAMVRPDLVVEAAPFLMRIDPAIVSGVAGDQRHATVVEGLARIGRGSGVYALASGVGSVEDVVRLRRCGIRVGTGPFFADSAWRPGERVTPVPEPSAGQGGEEDSGPRVTEFMVPPVGLDSDATAEQVLESFTGDPALNSVILIDHRDRPVGVVDRTRFLLSVTGRYGHALHAKRPALRLAESPRTVPAWMSALAALRVAGQDTERVYDDLIATNSYGQCLGVVHISDLIQSLSRS
- a CDS encoding SGNH/GDSL hydrolase family protein, translating into MAIGDSITEGMEDDSGPDGEYRGFADRLAEHLATVTPDFRYANLGVRGRRMRHIFGEQLDQTLAWKPDLVTVLAGGNDVLRPGGDLDRLAEHFEWGIRQLRDAGIRVVILSGHDTGWIPVLRYYRGRIAVFSMHMRAVAERTGTEIVDLWALNALTDSRAWSEDRLHLNGAGHQIVAARVADLLGFPMGPPESWTDPWTTPPRQLPRILRRRENRRWARQYLVPWLRRRAMGRSSGDGRLPKRPELDYLHDEDTRSRIARSIEEGKAWEGTYNGFDPAESAPTSSPSGTKGPDPVD